GATCATGCCACCAAGTTAGTTATAGAACTCGATTCCGATGATATAGTCGAAGAACCAATGGATTCTTGCTCTGAATGTAGCTTGATATTATCACTAGACTGAGATGCATTAGAACTTGGTAACATAACCATACAACAAATATCCTCAGTCATCGTCGTCGCCTCCTCCATGATTGTTGAAATTCCTTGAGAATTCTTGTACTTTGAGAATAGGTACTCAACAGAGTTCTTCATCCTACACTGCTGCGTTGAATGTTCTGTTGATTGACAATCCCTGGAAGCTTCATGTGTATAAGTAGTACTTGTCGAATAATCTGAATCTACAGTTATCAAATCTTTTTTAGTTGGGTTGGCTAACTCATGAGAACCCTTTG
This genomic interval from Cucurbita pepo subsp. pepo cultivar mu-cu-16 chromosome LG20, ASM280686v2, whole genome shotgun sequence contains the following:
- the LOC111782528 gene encoding uncharacterized protein LOC111782528, with protein sequence MFGRVRSSSSVDSLERPPSKVLKDDRLSIYETTLRKLKLGSQLDSILPTAKDDALEDGETNSCSCSSRTEAMKTEACNSPACFPKGSHELANPTKKDLITVDSDYSTSTTYTHEASRDCQSTEHSTQQCRMKNSVEYLFSKYKNSQGISTIMEEATTMTEDICCMVMLPSSNASQSSDNIKLHSEQESIGSSTISSESSSITNLVA